A stretch of the Paenibacillus dendritiformis genome encodes the following:
- a CDS encoding sugar ABC transporter ATP-binding protein, whose amino-acid sequence MIGQQAIRLDMKRISIEFPGVKALDNVDFTTDTGTSHALIGANGAGKSTLMKVLSGAYNHYTGDIFIGGQAAQIRSPKDAKDLGIQIVYQEVDTALIPYLTVGENIMLDDTVNDMGKKQWINWKRIHSGAKATLERMNVKVPTKKLVSELTLAEKQMVLIARAITKECRFLILDEPTAPLSHAETEELFRIVRELKKNNVGVIFISHRLPELFDICDDITVMRDGQFVVKKRIADTNPNEIVERMLGKKMDDQFPKLPIEIGDTNFEVKGLTDGDKLKNIDFYVRKGEIIGLAGLVGAGKTELCKALFGASRIAAGERVLQKRKLSIRNCNEAVKQGIALVPEERRKEGILVLESVANNLSVANLARFCAYKTFLQFGKEKKEAQRLIQDLGIKTPNELAKVKNLSGGNQQKVAIGKWLATEAEVYIFDEPTKGVDVGAKKDIFKLISRLAQQGKSIIYASCELSEIIGITDRVYVLYDGEIVKELRTSATNEEELLFYSTGGK is encoded by the coding sequence ATGATTGGACAGCAAGCGATTCGCCTGGATATGAAGCGGATTTCCATCGAGTTCCCCGGGGTGAAGGCGCTGGATAACGTGGATTTTACAACCGACACCGGAACCTCCCATGCTCTTATCGGCGCGAACGGGGCGGGCAAATCGACGTTGATGAAGGTGTTGTCGGGAGCCTACAACCATTACACGGGAGACATTTTTATCGGCGGCCAAGCGGCGCAGATTCGTTCGCCGAAGGATGCGAAGGACTTGGGCATCCAGATTGTATATCAGGAAGTGGATACGGCGCTCATCCCTTATTTGACGGTCGGCGAGAACATCATGCTGGATGATACGGTCAACGACATGGGGAAAAAGCAGTGGATCAACTGGAAGCGGATACACAGCGGCGCGAAGGCGACTCTCGAACGGATGAATGTGAAGGTGCCGACGAAGAAGCTGGTCAGCGAGCTGACGCTGGCCGAGAAGCAGATGGTTCTGATCGCGCGGGCGATAACGAAGGAATGCCGCTTTCTCATTTTGGACGAGCCGACCGCGCCGCTCAGCCATGCGGAGACGGAAGAGCTGTTCCGCATCGTGCGGGAGTTGAAAAAGAACAATGTCGGGGTCATCTTCATCTCGCACCGTCTGCCGGAGCTATTCGACATCTGCGACGACATTACGGTGATGCGGGACGGTCAATTCGTCGTCAAGAAGCGGATTGCGGACACGAATCCGAATGAAATTGTGGAACGGATGCTCGGCAAAAAAATGGACGATCAATTTCCGAAGCTTCCGATCGAAATCGGAGACACCAATTTCGAAGTAAAGGGCCTGACGGATGGCGACAAGCTGAAAAATATCGATTTCTATGTGCGAAAAGGGGAAATCATCGGCCTCGCCGGACTGGTAGGCGCCGGAAAAACCGAGCTGTGCAAGGCCCTGTTCGGCGCGTCCCGCATTGCGGCGGGCGAGCGTGTGCTGCAGAAGCGGAAGCTTTCCATTCGGAATTGCAATGAGGCCGTGAAGCAGGGAATCGCCCTCGTGCCGGAGGAGCGGCGCAAGGAAGGCATTCTCGTGCTGGAATCGGTGGCGAACAATCTGTCGGTTGCCAATCTGGCGAGGTTCTGCGCGTACAAGACGTTCCTTCAGTTCGGCAAGGAGAAGAAGGAGGCGCAGAGGCTGATTCAGGATCTGGGCATCAAGACGCCGAACGAGCTGGCGAAGGTGAAAAACTTGTCGGGCGGAAATCAACAAAAAGTGGCGATCGGAAAATGGCTGGCGACCGAGGCGGAAGTGTACATTTTCGATGAACCGACCAAAGGCGTCGACGTCGGAGCGAAAAAGGACATCTTCAAGCTCATTTCGCGGCTTGCGCAGCAGGGGAAGAGCATCATCTA